Proteins encoded within one genomic window of Anopheles gambiae chromosome 3, idAnoGambNW_F1_1, whole genome shotgun sequence:
- the LOC4577982 gene encoding peroxisomal biogenesis factor 19, whose amino-acid sequence MAESKKPTEDGSRDKELDDLLDSALEDFSKHKADPKKPAKSEGGGASGSGEQTVQHEDPPTEQLWNEEFMDQQAKMFEQHMAALFGGGEKVDSEQIMLGFQRIAEAAGMAVRAEGPAAPDAEPSPANTLDPTISQSISDALKAMSEGRENLQTPFSPEDVANMFGNIDLNASGENNAFLPFMQNMMQSLLSADVLLPSMRDLVGKYPQWLAEHSATLPKEEKERYEKQLALMQEVCTELEKETPDDSAEVKKERFQIVLEKMQSMQDLGQPPADLVGDLGGPGNLNLPTLDPSSFSEQNPCPIS is encoded by the exons ATGGCCGAATCAAAGAAACCAACCGAGGATGGCTCCCGGGACAAGGAGCTGGACGACCTGCTCGACA GCGCGCTCGAGGATTTCTCCAAACACAAAGCAGACCCCAAAAAACCGGCCAAGAGCGAGGGCGGTGGTGCTAGCGGCTCGGGCGAACAGACCGTTCAGCATGAAGATCCGCCAACGGAGCAGCTTTGGAATGAAGAGTTTATGGA TCAGCAGGCGAAAATGTTCGAGCAGCACATGGCCGCCCTGTTCGGGGGTGGCGAAAAGGTGGACAGCGAACAGATCATGCTCGGCTTCCAGCGGATCGCCGAGGCGGCCGGTATGGCGGTGCGGGCGGAAGGACCGGCGGCGCCCGATGCGGAACCGTCGCCCGCCAACACGCTCGACCCCACGATCAGCCAAAGCATTAGCGACGCCCTGAAGGCGATGAGCGAGGGGCGGGAAAACCTGCAAACCCCGTTCAGCCCGGAGGACGTGGCCAACATGTTCGGCAACATTGACCTGAACGCGTCGGGCGAAAACAATGCCTTCCTGCCGTTCATGCAGAACATGATGCAGAGCCTGCTGTCGGCCGATGTGCTGCTGCCGAGCATGCGGGACCTCGTCGGCAAGTACCCGCAGTGGCTGGCGGAGCACTCGGCCACCCTGCccaaggaggagaaggagcggTACGAGAAGCAGCTGGCGCTGATGCAGGAAGTTTGCACCGAGCTGGAGAAGGAAACGCCCGACGACAGTGCGGAGGTGAAGAAGGAGCGGTTTCAGATCGTGCTGGAGAAGATGCAATCGATGCAGGACCTGGGCCAACCGCCGGCCGACCTGGTCGGTGATCTCGGTGGACCGGGCAATCTCAACCTGCCAACGCTAGATCCGTCGTCGTTTAGTGAGCAAAATCCCTGTCCGATCAGTTAA